The Aythya fuligula isolate bAytFul2 chromosome 5, bAytFul2.pri, whole genome shotgun sequence sequence aCAAGGTCCCTCTTCCAAAAGTATGCCTTTTATTTCAGGGTCTGAAGATGTACTTGCAATGGACATGCTCTCTTATTGACTCCTGAGAAGACACTGGCTCCTCTCAAGAGTGGACTCAAAGTACCTAGATTAGTCTCCTTCTCTGCCTTCACCTCCTGACTGGTAGAGCCACAATCCATATCTGCTCAGGCAATAGTTTACTATTGCACTCTCAAAGGTGCCTTAGGCTTGATGTTGACAGGCAAGTCTGTTGCTCACTTAAAACCTTGAGTTTGGATCCTGCCCTCTTGCACTCCACATGTTCAGTATTGAGACCAAATAGCTGCCTCAACCTTGTTTGAATCCAAATCAAAAAGTAGCTAGGCTGTATTCTGGAGCAAGAGCTCAGCCTCACGTGACTGTTATTCCTGCAAACCAAACTTGCACAAACAACTCTGTAACTTTGCACTTTTACCTGCTTTCTTCAAGATATCAACAGTGGTAGACTTTTCACAAAGGTGTCCAGGTGATTAAAGGATAAACAGCAATGTAAGGCCTACTGCTAGTCATTAAGTTTTTTGAACCTATAAAATACAAACACGTCTTCACCTTAGTTATAATTTTTCCTTGTTGATGTTACAGCTATAGAGAAGGTGAAATCCAAGTTACCATGGACTTGGACCTGGTTGTGACAGGCATTACAGGGCATTTTTTATGTGCTGGTACAGCTATTGTGTAAGCATCAGTTGCATATAAGTTGTCTTTACGAAGCTGGTGTGGAGAGTACTCTCTTGTGTTATGGGTAAAAAGTGCaactgctgtaaaaaaaaaaaaaaaaaaaaaaatccatccagTGCTCCTGCAATTTACAGTCGTTCAGAAGAGCTTTGGAGTAAATGCAAAACACGGTAAATAACTTGTGAAGCTttatttataaggaaaaaaaatgttctgagagGTGACACAAAGTTTTCCTAATGGTAAAATTTaacaagaattattttaatgtttccatttattatattttattcataacaCGTAACCATCTTTcaaactgaaggaagaaataattccAAGCTAAACAGTAGGAACACGTGCGAAAAATTTACGAGTGTTCAAGATACCGGAGTTCTGGTTGAGACCCAAGTTTTGCCTAGCACACGGCTGTTTTAGCTCAATTGTGGCCTCTGCTGGAATATCCCGGTATTGCAAGTCGGCTatgaataaactgaaaataagatgGATTTATGTATCCTTCTAATGTAAGGAATCTTCATTGTGATGCAAAGCAACTCAGAATATGGTTGTATTGCACAGTTTCAGTCTTACAGAGCCTCAGAATGATTTATGTAAAGAGTTCTTCATTTCTGATGTCATGATGGCTGCTACATTGTGCCTTGCTCATGCATGTAACCCAAGAGCTGCACTTTGTGCTGTAGAATGTAATAGAGGTAAACACTcggtgactttttttttgttttgtttaaaatgtgtatAGATGGAAATAGCTTCTTCACATATCTGGATATGCATTGAATGTCCTGGAGACCTCCAAAGGAATCTGTAGATGATCCATGTTTGAAGACAAGATGTGGATGTTCTTCTGTACTACTAAGACTTGCTGCTCTTGTTTTGTGTTCCTGTTTTCCCGTGGATGAGAGAATAACTGGCTGCACTTTAGGACCCTGTACAAACAACGTCCTACAAAAAGCCCACCAGGGTGAAGAGCATGGAAGCTGTGATTACTAGTGCCATTTCAACAGCAGACATGGGTTATCTGTACAGAGAGGGTAATGGGGAGGGATGAGTGAATTTAGTCCTGGAGACATATAAGGTCAGCAATATGAAGCTCAGTGGGAGagcactgctgagaaaaaaCATTGGCAGATcttaattttctccttctccttgccATGCAAATGTTTGTGCAAATGACAACTTATCTTGGTTCAGAGACACACAAAGTCAAAGCTTGAATCTACTTTTGGTCTGATAATCTGTTTAGCTGTACCAGCATGAAGCTCATCACCCCTCTCCTTCATTGAATCTATTGTATAGCTTGGAGGGTTTGCGATGTGAGAACAATCAAGTGTGTGTCTGGAGCTGATAAATTCCTGTCTGTTCCTCTACTAATTCATCTTACCATTTCAGATAAAAGTTCTTCTAATATTTGCCTGGCGACAGCACCTGTATGCAAGCTCTTTGGTATAAATAGTGGTGAAAAGGTCAACTCAGGGTGAAGGAAAATTCTTCCTTACAGGATTTTCACTGGATAAACAACCTACTTTGTTCTgagactttttcttttagtgattttaatgttttctttaaataagaagAATGTAGTATTTGGCAAATTGTCAGTGTGAGAATGTCACTCCAACTTTGATATTCAGTCCAAATTAAatcttggttaaaaaaaaaaaataaaaaaggatttttcccAGTTTTATATTCTGGGAAGTGACAGCACATATGCAGAATACTGTAATTAGGTTATATGACCGCTTACTAAAACTAGATCAAAAGAAAGGGAATAATGTTATAGTTAgatttttactttgtatttaaTGAGAACTTGTGTAATGTAGAAAATGTATAAAGAAATATTCTACAAAATCCTTTCTAACTCTTCTGTAGCTCAGTTTGTAAAGGATTTCTCTGGATCTTGTGATGCAATTAGCGCATCTGCACGTTTTGCACCTTGTGCCTCCAGGAGAAAGGttaaacatttcaaagaatGTTGTTCAAGATCAGGCTGCTCAAACTTGCTGTATGCTGAGCTTATAGAGTGAATCTTCAAAGACATTACTATATGGAGCAGTAGTCTAATTCTTTTTCAAGCTTGAAGCAGTAATATGCAATGTATGTATTTCCATTTGTGACAGAAAGTTGCTGAGTAAGAAACAGGTCTCTTTTTTTCAAGACTTGACAGGCTTTTACAGAACCGACTGTGAGAGCTGAGGTTCTTCCAACTAGTTCTGGTTGGTGCTGCAGTTCATAACAAAGTCCTTGGCTTCCTTATTTCCACTGTGTTAGAGGCAAGTAGTGATGGGGATCATCATGCCTGAATGATAGAACTGCATTCTTATTTAAGTGTTGTGTAGAGGCATAATCAGCTTGAAATCCTTGCTTCAATTAGTAAAACATTTATCAATTATTGCTGAAATAGGCTAAGGCACTTTTCTGGCATGTGGAAGGGCCGACGTATGGGTTCAATTTTTGCTTCAACTCGGCAAAATGCAGGTTGAACCCAGATGTCACTAAGAGTGGTGTTATGTGgaatttttcttgaaaagctgTGATTCGGCTTAGATGATGCTTTGCAAGAGAGAATCCCAAATggcaaagacactgctgcagaaTTGCATGCTTCTGAAGACACCATAATCCTGTGCAGTGCTTGTGCCTCCCTTGCAGATCTCTGTGCTCTCTGTCAGCTTAGGATAGTACTAGGTGAGAAGCAGGAAGTAAAAGTTAGTGTATTTTTGGCTGAGAGCCTTAAtaatgatcatagaatcattaaggttggaaaagaccttcaatatcatctggtccaaccatcaccctactaccaatgtccCTAAGCTCTAAGTCGAACcattccttgaacacccccatgGACGGTGACTTCATCAATTTCTCAGGCACCCCCTTCCAATGTCAGActactccttctgagaagaagtGTCTCTTAATTTCCAACATGAACCTCTCCTGGAgcaatttgaggccattccctctagtcctattgctagtgatctgtgagaagaggctgacccccagctccccacaacttcctttcaggtccTTGTAGAGAGCAGCAAGGttacccctgagcctccccttctccagactcaacacccccagttccctcaggtgCTCCTggcaggacttgtgctccaggcccttcaacagctttgtagcccttctctgggcatgCTGCATGGCCTTAacgtccttcttgtactgaggggcccaaagctgaacagagcactcgaggtgtggcctcaccggtgcagagtacagggggatgatcaccttCCTGGTTCTCCTGGGTACACTgctcctgatacaagccaggatgctgttggctttcttgaCCACATGGGCACACTgtcagctcatgttcaggtgatCATCAGTCAGCACCACCAGATTCTCTGTGCAGCTTTTGTGCCACTCTCCCCCAGGCTTGTAGCACTttatggggttgttgtggccaaagtgcaggacccagcacttagccatgttgaacctcatcccactggcctctgcccGTTGACCCATCCTGTCTAGGTCCCTCTGCAAGGACTTCCTATCCTCCAGTAGACTGACGCTTCCctccaacttggtgtcatctgcgaacttactgagggtgcccTCAGTTCTCTTGTCCAAACcatcaataaatatattaaagaggatgggccctAATGCTGAcacctggggaacaccacttgtgaccggttgccagctggatttcactccattcaccaccactctgGGCttggccatccagccagtttttaacccagcagagTGTGCCTGTCCaggccatgggctgccagcttctccaggatactgtgggagactgtgtcaaaggccttgctgaagtctaggtaggCTACatcaacagctttttctttatgaataaaataggttttgaaatctgttttgagattttaaaaaaatgacactTGAATTGGCACTTTAATGACAATAGCTGAACAGTTTCCACTCTTAGAGACATTTAAGATCTTTATTCTGTCATGCATAGACACTTCAGTGGCACAAGAAGGCAGCATATGAGAAATAAAGTTGTATCTTTTTTACCCTACTTTAGTCTTAGAAATAAGTGCTTTATCTGCTTCAGGACGAGTATTAAGTTGCTTTGGTGTTTGATTATACACTACATTCATGAGCGTGGGGGAACAGCTGAACAACTTTTGTTCCTGGCTGAAATTGCACACAGACATAGTTAGAATAAATTATGTCAGCACCATCAGAGTCACAACACTGGCAATTTGCAGTAGTCTTTTTAAGATAGTCTTTTTAAGACTTTCAGACTTTTTTAACACATTCTTTCTGAACCATGCTTAAACAGGCCACAGggactggctttttttttttctattttttttttttctcttttacaatttaatacataataaaaagGAGTTATAGGCTGTGTGCTCAGCCTTATGGCTAACAGTATCTGAAATAGCTTATGATGTTGGCCATGTCTGTGTGGTGGCTGCGGGCAGACAGTGCCCGGGGCCTCAGTGATAGCCCGGTCTTGACGGTCCCTGTCCCCATTGCAATGCCCAGATAGCAATGCCCAGATATCTGGGGCTGTGTCTAACCCTTGGCCCGGCCCCAGGGAGATGCCTGACCCAGACAGGTGGGAGAGGTGGGACAGGCCTAGGCTGCCAGGCTCTGTCGCcatggggagctgctggagaccTCAGCCCTGAGCCATGCTGTGTCCTGGCTTAAAGGTAGACTTTGTTTCCCTCTGGCATCCTTCTTGTAGGCTTATAGTACTGTTAACCCAGAGGTGTGTGTTAGCCTCCAGCCATGTGGTGAGAAGAGGCTGTTTTGTGCATATGCTTCAGAGCCTGCACAGGTTGTGAATCACATCACCTGTGAGTGCggcttttctctttaaagaatCGAGCAGTTACTTGAAACAAATGCATCAAAGGAAGGACTGTAGAAGTGTTTCTGTTAATGGCTcataaatacttgtttttaaacatcCAAGGGTGTTCTGGGTATCCCTGATATGAGTTAGGGAAACACAAATGGAAGAAAGCCATGGGTCttgcatattaaatatttcattcacaTTGTTAACAAATTGCAGTTGGCAGAAAGCTATACAAATCCAGAAGTAGGTATTTTACAGTCATTCACATTTTAAGAACATGTTTTCGGTAAATCCGCATAACTGTGTTGGGGCCTTGTGGTTTGCTGATGTCCCTTTTGATGTGGCACAGGTGTGGTAAAAATGAGGGCCACGTGGCTGGTTTTTGTCAGTGATGGTGGCAGAACATCATAGAACTAGGAAACAGCGGGTAATTCCTGATGGTTTtcaaaaatctgaatatttgactttttttttagcagcctaaactgaatgttttttttctctatctaACAAGGGTATAATTTAGgtagtaaaatatatttaaaagtgtgCATCTCCCAGTTCTCCCTTGTCATAGACTGAGGAATATTTCTATGTGGGGTTttgtgcctttgttttctttgtgactgatgacttttctttcagcaaagtCAATCTTCCATATTACAAAATAGGAAGCTGCAATAAACTTTGAGCATTTTTCACAGTATGCCCTTGAAACCATGTTTGTATCCCTAAGGGGGTTATTTCCCAACATGAGTGTCTGTTGCtgttacagagagaaaaataaacaaatggcTGGAAAACTGAAGAGAGGTCTTTCCAAACAGATAACTTCTGGAAGAAACTTCAGTGATAGACATCTCTAATCTGAATTTTGCAGTCTTTGATGGGTAGAGATGTAGCCAGGACACGATCTAGGTTCTAAAGTCATTAATTACCATTCTCTATCCCAACTGTTGCCCACTAATCCTGTGTAGTGTGGTACAAACCTAAAATGAGGTTGCAGTAGCAGTGCTTAATTTGATAATCTGAGTCCTTAAACACTTGCCACAAAACCTAATTCGTATTGCAAACAATAACATAGTTTTCTGAGTTGCAAGAAAAAGACTCTTAGGGTTAATCAACAAAGGAGCTCAACAGTGAACAGCGATTATGCAAAGTAATGTGCTACAGAGCTGTCCATTGGAAAGCAAGGCCAAAGCCCCATTGAAATTCCTTGAACACCCCTTGCAGTAAGCCTAGAATGGTTGATAGATTTACAGTTGCTGCTTATATTTATTATGTGGAAGAAACAATCCCTGTAAAACTACTGAATAGTTATGATATGTTCAAAAACTGCAATTGAATTCTCATATACCTACCGCCTTTCTTTCTAACCAATTTACTTATTGTAGGGTTGATCTatggagcagctgagggcacgCACCGCACATTAATTTTGTTGGTGTATGTACAACTGTATGTCATGGGATGCTTTGAAGAATTCATCCTATTTCTGTACAGATGTGGGCAAAAGCTCCATAGAAACCTTTCCACAAatattcatttgcatttcaaaactaACCTGCTTGTACCCTTTCCAGAACTGCTTCTTCCAAATACAGCAGTGAATTCACCTTCGTGAAGGTTAATAGCAGGAAAATTCAAGCTTCCCTGCATGAGAGTTTGTAGATAGTGAACTTGTATTATACAGGAGTGAGTATTTGCCTTCAGCATTCTTTATTATGAAAATCACGTTCTGCCAAATAGCAGAACTGATACTGTGATCAGTTGCAACTCACCAATATAGAACAACGATAAATAACTGCAGTGAactcttttttaaaagtgaactcttaaattaaaaagaaatacaccaAGTATATATGAATTATATATCTTTGCATAGCTGGAGTTAGTAGCTAAAGCAGGTAACTGCttgataaatatttcagatttgaGTTGTATTTCTTTGCTAACTGGGTTGACTGGGCATATTAAATCCAGGCATGTAGAAGGGATTGAATTGTTCATTTTGGACAACACATTGATTTCTAGCATATCTGAGAAATGCAGTGGTTCAGAGTGGAATGGATCAGAAGAGTATttttatcaaatgaaaaataaacttttttgtATTCTTCAGAAATATAGTAACCTAACTGGGAGATATCCATAAAGAATCTCCTTTAAATGGCAGCAGAATGGTGAGGAATTTCATACTGGTCAGTGATCATACTGGTTGAGACAGGGAGACAGGCAGGTCACCTGAGCAGCAGTAAAGATATTCCTAAAGGCTTACTAGGAGACAGTGCTTGGCAGAAAGCACGGAGGGGAAGTTGACTCCAAAATTCAAGTGCTCTTTTTGTTGCTGTAGCCTGTCTCTTGAAGCGGACTGCAATGAATTTGTCCAGACgggcagaggggagagagggagaggacaACTTCTCTCTCAGGTGTCCATTGCAGCTGGACTATTCAGGCTGTGGTGTCTTTTGTGCCGAGGTGGAAGCACAGGGCAGTTCATATCTTGTTTTCCTGCCATCCATGGGCATTCTTCCCAAATTTGTATACCAGCCTTCTGTCCACTCGTTCCAAAATGCCTGTTTTATAATAGTAtctgcaggggaaaaacaagcaaacaaaaacaatggaGAAAGTAGTAGAACTCTGATTACAGGAGCTCTTTATGTGGGCTCCATGGTCAGAGAACAGCACAGGAGTCAATGTGTTCTTTCCagtctttatttctgttaaatggCTATTTTGTGACTTTAGAGGGCAATAGCTTTCCCAAGTGCTTTGGATTATACCTTCCACTGTTTGAAAAATAGAAGGAATacaaagaagtgttttctttggttGGTTGGCTGTATTTTTACCTACGATTACCACAGTTCAGAAGAAACTGCCAATGTTACTGCTAGAGCAAGATGGGTCATTTTGCAAATGTAATCTAAATTCTCAGCTGGGTTAAAGTGTGATAGCTTCACTGCTATCGATAGAGTTAAAACTCTGTACTAGTTTAAATTTAGCCCTGTGatcttatttagaaataaaggGAACTGGGTGCTATCTCTGACATATAGAATAaccaggaagaaagaaagtaaCCCCCATCTGCCCAATCTGAGTTTTCAGGATAATTATGAGAAGTGGATGCCGAGGTAGAAGTCAACTGCAGTGAGGGGCCCTTCCACCTGTTAACTCACCGGAGAGCTCTGCTCAGTTTTTCGTATGTCATtctatcatttttcttcctttgtcccCACATCTTTGCCAGAGCTTCTGATTTAACAACCCGAAAAATGCCTTGTCCCCTGTCCTCCCATTCCAGAATGCCTCCATTTTCttcaggagaaaggagaaggtcTCTTACAAATTCCCACAAATGAGAACTCTGCAGGTCTGGAACAGGAAGAAGACAGCTATttagtagatttttttcttattcatgcCAAAGTACCAAGACAGAATTGTATTTACAGTACACTCTGTCAGCAGGTAGTCAATCTCACTGTCTGGTTGCATTTACCAGGCTATAACTTTCGAAATTTTAGTGCATCCACTCTGTCAGTGGATTCACATTACTtgctccaggaaaaaataaatcagggcttttcaaatgcctgttgtgtTAGAATCTGTCTCTACTCCAGGAATTTTATTGTCTTGCACAGTTTAAGTTGTCATTCATTGGTTCTGTTCCACTCATCATTGACAGCTTCCACATAGTATTAACTTGatgcttttaaagcatttttcaagTTCATGTAAAGTATTTGGAGTGAAAGATTGTAAAAAATATTGGGTTGACTAAAAATGAGATGATAGAATGAGGAGTTGCAGCATTTCCTAGCATTGATGGATTCCTCTCTATTGCTTCAACTCGATTCAGAGGCTTCTTTGGGCATCAGATGTGCCATAAGTAGAGGGACTCTACTAAGTCAGTAGGCATAGCTATTGCCTTAACTTCAGATTGGTTGGATAGTAGCTAATCAAGGTACCAGGAATTAAATGAATGCCAAATCCCAACACAGACCCCgagcatttaaaaatcatgagTCTGCCCCTCCAAAGACCAGGGAGCAATAGAAGAATAATGGAAGTTATAATAATATCTGAGGTCTCATACttggttttctgtgtttagaaCCTTTAggttattttcagtttatgcTCTCCAAT is a genomic window containing:
- the ELF5 gene encoding ETS-related transcription factor Elf-5 isoform X2, which codes for MLDSVTHSTFLSNTMVCDPLMSWTELFGTTEDGYPTCDHQTARDKACVRAGGINGQECHSHGRTNLQSSHLWEFVRDLLLSPEENGGILEWEDRGQGIFRVVKSEALAKMWGQRKKNDRMTYEKLSRALRYYYKTGILERVDRRLVYKFGKNAHGWQENKI